The stretch of DNA aaaaaagaaaaaggaaaaaaaaaaaaaaggtccttaaCTACTTTGGAATTAATAAACAGTCATCTAAATCTGTgaatgagaggaaataaaatatacattatctaAAAACtctagaaatttataaaaatgttatttccctATAAAAATATATGGTACATAGCTAAAGAGGTACACAGAGACTAATGGGTAACTTTAAGTTTATAATTacagaagtgaaaacaaaaataaagtattcAGCCTCTGAAAtgacaaagataaagaaaaaacaagcaaaacaattCAAAGAACATGTGGAGTAggaatattcaaagaaaacagtaattaataaattagaaaataataaaataaaccccaaagcataggaattacaaagaaaaacccaaacttAATTAAGGAAGACtacaaaacacacatatatacacaccccCTACAAATTTCGATATAATCAGACATGAGGAAGAGCCAAATTAATTATGGGAAAATGTGATATGGAACCCAGTAACAATACATTTGAAATTCTACAGAAAATGTGGATTCTAGCAAAATACAAATTTCACAACTGACTCAAGAAGAGCCTGATAGCGCTTAACAAGCCAGTAAGCAAAGAAGAAGCAGGAAAGATTTTTAAGTAAGAGGTAAATCGACTTTGAGTTAAAGATGTGGGGATAACCATatgtttttatcatttccttctccCATCACTCCAATGAAACAATGGCAACGGCTTAAAATGTGTAAACATATGGCAATGAAGAGATCATGAGAGAGCCATCTATCTGCACCTTAGGGATTTCAACAAATTTATCTACTTAGTATTTTTAATGTTCGCTTGGTAACACTTGCTTTCCCATACCATGAGATTATTATGTACCTCTTCTCAAACCCTTCATGCTATCCCCAACTAATACCTACATAATTCTTTACTGAAAAGAGAGAACTATCAGAGGGAACAACATCTACGAACCTACTTGCATCTGTACTCCTCTTCCTCGCCTCCATccgtgaaaatgaaaaaagtggCCCTTTTCCTATTAAAGATGAATTCAGTATCTATTCCCTTAAGGACTTCACTCTTTTGGCCCTCCCATTTTCTGCCTCACCAGCATTTTGTACTGTGTCATTCCCATCAGCATGCATGCCCACGTTAGTATGTCCATCCTAAAACTTCTTTTGACTTCTCTTTCCAACCGCTGCTCCTTTTCTCTGGTCTCCTTCACAGCCAGACTTCTTCACACATTTGTCTTCACTCACTCCAGCCCCTCCTCGTGTCCCATTCATTCCTCAAACCTCTCCAATCTGACTTCTGTCCTCACAGTGTTACTAACACTCCCATTATTGAGGTCACCAACGACTAACCTCTTGCAAATCCAGAGGACCCTTCTATGCTCACCTTATCTGACCCATCAAGGGCCTTCAGCCCAACTGACCCCACTCTCCTACTGGAAACACTGTCTTCTCAAtggtgtgctggagctggctccTTTGGCTTATAAGAACTGATGCTGCACATCCGGTCTCAACTTCAAGTTCGGTGATGCCACAttgtagcttgaaattggccatggtagAAGTATTTACACGTGGAAAGCAGCAAATGCCTCAAATTGGCTCTCTTTTTCTTGGAGAGCtgcttattaaacatttaccaggGCACCATGGCTTCAAAAACACCCCAGTCTCATGTTATTTCCTTCTCACTAAACTTATCAACCCTTTACTGGCTCTCCTCTAAGGGATCCCTACGTATTCAGGTGCTTTATTGTTTGATCCTGGGCCCTCTTTTTCACTCTCTTGTTAGGGCACCAAACTAAGTCCTGTGGCTTTAAATACGCTTACAATAAGGGTACTCTTAGGCCTGTGACCAATATAGGTCAGGTAGTAAAGCTGAAGTTGAATTCAATTAAATGGCAAATAAGtggtcttcttttgagaaattgcTCCTGGCTTGATGTAAGACCTAATGGAGACTGAATATCTAACCATGGGACACCAAGTGACTGTATGATCTCAGCTGCCCCAAGTAAACTGAAGTTATCTGATCTTCTATAAaaatatagggcttccctggtggcgcagatgttgggagtccacctgccagtgcaggggacatgggttcaagccctggcctgggagggccacatactgtggagcaactgggcccatgagccacaattactgagcctgtgtgccacaaataccgAAGCCCAtagcctacagcccgtgctctgcaataagagaaaccaccgctatgagaagcccgcacaatgcaacgaggagtagcccccgcttgccacaactagagaaagcccacatgcagcaatgaagacccaatgcagccaaaaataaataaataaattaattaattaaaaaatatatagtgttGGGCATGCAAAACAGCCCTCTATAAATGAGTGGAAGTCGTAGATGTGTGATTGGATGCGAGTGATCTCAAAGACACAAGCAAGTTGGAAGGGCACCTACCTGCTCCCTGTGCTGTGTTGCTCTTACTCTTGGTGCATTGCTATGTGTCCCTTGATCCTATGACCAAtggattaaggaagaaaaaaattcaagtctAGAACACATATGGTTCCGCATGATGTGCTGGCATCATTTAAGGTGGGCTCTGTAGCGTTACAGCCCCAGTCAGGAGTAGGCACGAGGGAAGCAGTGAAGGGAAACCTTCCCAGCAGCAGAACGCCAAGCAGTTCATCTGGTTGTCTGCTTTGTCTGGGAAGAACATGGCTAGACATACAGATCTATTATTCTGACCCATAAATAGTAACAAATGGCTTGGCTGGATCATCACTTTGCAACTGGGATTCCTAAAGAGAATTAGCTGTAATGCCCCATTGTATCcattttacataaaaaattaTCTTGTATGCATCTAGGTGTGTTCCATCTTGGGAGAATTGAGAGACTGGTCactcaaattattttctatatggTTTACTTCTCTCACGAAACCCAGAGTGAGAAAGGCTGGGGTGAATGTTCAGGGACTTGGAAGGAATAAGACAGGGAGATGCGGGGAAGAGCTGTATGGATAGACTCAGATCAGGCACAGGTAAAAGGATGTTTGTGTCTATGTGAATACTTCAAAGTGCCCCCACCAAAAAGGATGCTCCAAATAATCATGTGGGTGAGATGACTCGTTCTATAGATACCAGTCTACCTCTTTCCCTAGCTATTCCAGTGCTGACAGCATGGGCTCATGGCCACAGCAGCTGTGGTGTCAGGGATGAAGGTTCTGTATGGATTCAGCATGAACTTCTGGTCTGTTTATCACCCAGCCTGTCAATGGCAGAGACCAGTGTTGATCCACCAATATGGAACATGCCCTGGGAGGACCAGCCAGTTTCGTTACGCTAGACCCTTCCCAACATGAAGGACAGCAGTTTGTTCTCATAGATAAAATGGTTGCCTTTTCTGTGCATCTACCTTTTCCTGTCTGGGACAGTTGATTTTAAtgtatcaacttgactgggctaagggtgCCTGGATAGctgataaaacattatttttgggTGCGTCTGTGGGTGTTTCCAGTAGAGATAAGATCACCCTCACCAGTGCAgatgggcatcatccaatcctttgagggcctgaatagaaccaaaaggcagagaaagagagcatTTACTCTCTTTGCTTGAGCTGAGACATCTGTCTTCTGCCCGACTTTTCTTTTCGTCTActctgcgcagcatgtgggatcttagttcccagaccagggatggaacccgtgccccctgcagtagaagaaACAAGAGAGTCTTAACCAtcagaccgccagggaagtcccattctcCTGCCTTTTACAGCTGTTGGTTTTTCCCCAATTCAGGATCCAATGAAAATTGCACATTACGTTTAGTTGTCATGGCTAGTTAGTCTCTTTCATTCTAGAACAGCCCAtcccttttttaaaactttcatgacATTGTGAAAAGTCCAGGCcagtttttttggtttgcttatttgttgtttttgcaggatgtccctcaatttggattTGGATTAGATGCAGGTTTAACATTTTGTGCAAGAATATTACATAGGAATTGTGTCCTTCTCATTGTATCACAATAGGCAGTCCATGATGCCAGTTTGTCCCATTAAGTTCAATCATTCATTTAGGGAACTTTCTCCATCATAAAAGTACCATTTGTAGTTAATAAGTAATCTTCAGGATGATGATacttttaaacaatatttcaTCCAGTCCTTTTAGCATCCATTAATGATTCTTTTCGGAATTCATTATTACTGCGGTGTTTGCAATATGGTGATTTGTATTTCTATTATTCCTTCTCTATGTATTAGTTGCCATCCTTCTGTAAAGCAGTAGTTTCTCTTCCCCATtcccacttctttctttttctcccttccgctctcttcccttccttccttcctccctcccttcctcccgcttcctccttccctccctcattccacccctccctccctccctccctccctcccttccttccttccttcctttgtccagAACCAACTCATGGAACTTTTTTCAAGTCAATATGCTATAATCTACTCCTGTAATTGACCCTATTGATGCTCAGATGGTCCCTTTGTGACCAGTGGAATCCTTTAAGCTGACTCCTATATTTTTTCATACGTCCCCATCAATTTATTGAGCTTTTCTTACTTTCTGTCACATTAAGATGTTCCAGGTTCACCTGAAATTTTTGCTACCCTAGCCCTATGGAATCAGTCATTGCTTCGAGGCcctattttctttgttgttgttttttatttgctttcatgGGGAATGATTTTGAGGAACCAGAATGTAGGTATTGGTATGCTCTTTGCTACAGGAGCATCATTGCTTCTTGGCCCTCTCAGTGGATAAAGCTAAGAAATATCTGTCTTTAAAGTGTCTTTTAAAACGCTGCGTATCAGGGTTTTAACTGTTTTGTTGCGTGTGATGGGAAAAATGATAACAATGCAGcctaaacttaaaaatatatcatgtcTATAGCCCTTACATTGTGACTAGTCCCCCGAACGGAGAACATTTCCTCCAGTATTTGAAAACTACTGTCTGATTCAGCAAAGAAGTTGCTTACATCATTGACCAACAAGTGACATCCCCACATACATCTTTATTGTTTAACGTTCCTCTTACTCCTAAGGTAAGTGAAAATATCAACCAATACTTACTCCAGAATTATACCTGCTCATCAACTGCCACCCTAGGTTGGCTTCAGGTCCAAGAGTTTGGCAAAAATCAACTAAAGCATTCTTCGAGAATTAATTGTATACAGAGTTTATAATAAAGAGCACTACATGTTTTATTATCATCTGTAAACTGTGTGCTACTAGCCGTTCCATCAGTAAAATTTATAGTAAACTTATGCACATTTATACCTACACATATACTTTTTAGGGGAGAGCTGGTGGTTAAACTTTTACTGGTAGACCACTGATCAGTGGTGACAAATGGCTAGTCCCAGGCTCCGTGGGGACCACTGACATAGTTCgttatttaaagttatttaaagcaacaaacaaaaaaagcagaatagTGTGACAATGTTTACAAATTTCCCGGAGTTCCTAATTCTCGTGAAGGATCAGATGTGGCCCGGTTGTATTCTCCCATGGCAACAACACTCAGCCAGATTGCGCTGCTGTGGACCCTTCAGGTGGGATGTGCACACTCAGttttgccacagtccccaccactccctattgtCCTCCCAACCCTGTGGCTGAGCACCGCATGCCGTGTTTCTCCATGTATATGTTGTAGATTTTTCTCTGCTCCTTATTTGTCCTCTGTCAGCACAACATGAACTGCATCTCAGTCTAGAAATCTGGCAACCTCAGGCTTGATTTATAACTTAATTAGCTTTCCTCTTCTATTGATTTAAGTCCCATTGACCCACAATTATTTCTTATAAGAATCACTTAAAACATATGTGAAAGGGCTCTGAAACTATTAAAAGCCACCAAATGGAAAACAACGTCTAACATCAGTTAATTTTATACTCTATTAATAAAAAcctattaaaattcattttgttacTTTTCAGTAACTAATGAcagtaaatatatttgttattaatcttttcatttaTATCCTTCTTGccattctttctctccctttttttcttctttgttttttttctatcacTTTAATCTTACCTCTCAAATACAATGTCAGTAATGAGGTCATTACATTTTTCTATTGAAATTCGTATTTTGGTCTTAGTTTTGGCCTAATTTAAACACTGACATTATAGATGCATGCTAATTAGCCCAAATGGCCAAATCCCCCACCAATTAAGCAAATGTAGACATTTCAAGTTATTTCAGTGTTCAGGTTAAGAGAAAAATGTGATGAATGTGATCTAAAGTCATCAGTTCCAAGACAGCCTGTCATCTCATAATAGAACTATTTCTTATTATGGTATCATAAATTCAGTAATGTTTCAACTTCTTTGCACTCTGAATTTAGACTTTTATACCATAATTACCACAGATTCTTTATATTCCATGTTAATGGTAAGCTGGGTCTCTGGGAGAGAACATTTTCTTTGTACAATGATGAGTCagcttaattaattatttaattaattttaaaattaattaatttttttttggccacactgcacggcttATGGGATCCTacttccccggccagggattgaacccgggccctcagctgTGACAGCGTGGactcctaactactggaccgccaggaaattcccaagtcAGTTTaactaaaatagaaatatgttgtgttagttccttgTATCAATGCATATAAAACCATTTTGTGTTAATCCTGTCATACAAAGTGTCTTGACTTTCCAGTCTTAAACTTCCAAATGGACCGAGCCCTAAAAGTTCTTTCATTAACTATCTATTAGTAATCTGGGCATATTTACTCACGGCAGTAATGTTTTAAGGGATTATTACACTCCCAGCCTAGCCCCTAATGTAGTCACACATAGTTCTAATGGCATTAATCTAAGTTCCGATTTCTggagcaggagaaggaggaggggggagatgAAGACAGTAGGAGGAGAAATGGGGAAGTGATACAGGAGGGCGAAAGACAGAAGGATGCAAGGCAAGAGAAGGAAGTGAAAAGGAGGGCTGGAAGAGGAAAACTTTCCCTGGGTTTTGGCCTTGTGGtaagcaaaaaacccaaggcactTGGTTTTTGTGACTTCCAGTTCTTATTTCTGTATCCCTCACGAGACTCCCCCTTCTCAATGTGAATGTTCTTAACAAGATGTTTGGAAATTAACCAGTCTAAGAGAACCTAATCATTTTGTGGGGGCTCACAGATCTGAAACCGCTGAAGTCTATCATTCTCTACTTAGGGGGATTCCAGCCCATCaaacacaatgaagaaaaaaaaaatgtaaggcaTTGTTTTGAAGGAAGATGCCTTTCTTGGGGGTCATCCTCTCTGAGGAGCTCTGCTAAGCAGTCCCTGGGGTGtgcttctctttccatttctgatCTGACATTTCTCTGCCCGCCCCCAGTAGCAAGGACCTAGCTAACCTTTAGCTGGCCCTCAACACATGTTTCTGGACTGAATCAAGCaggttttttaattctttttattttgttttcccatgGTTGGGCAAGGGCGGAGCAGAGAGGGCTGGCAGAATGGCAGAATGCGGGCCGGGGGGGTGAAGCGAAGTTGAGGGTAGGAATACCCATGACCTTGTTCACAGACTCCTTGTCCAAACGATCCATAAGGCGCCAGAGTTCCCGGAGGCTGGACGCAGCTACAGTGTTAGTAAATGAATGTGACGACATAGCTTTGGTCGCTTAGAATTGGGAAGGTTTCAAAGTAGGAAAAGTAGGGGAAGTTGTTGGCGACGCTGGCAGAGTTCGCAACACTATACGATTTTAAGGATGACTCCCTGTTGAAAAGCGCCATATCTAGGAAGGAGATGTACATACAGGTTTGCCAGCCTTGGTGTAACAACATGGGCTTCTCGCTGGGTTCGCTCTCCCCACCGTCGTGGATGAGTAAACTCTGTTCTGGGGAGGGATGCCTGGCCTCGGTGCTGACTCGAAGCCTCTTCAGACCGCAGATAGCCAGGTACTCGGTGGGGAGAGCGTTGGTACTGCACAGAGAAAGCTTCAGGTCCTGGACCCGCGTGAAGTTCAACAGGAGCCCCAGTGCAGATGCGTCTGTGAACCAGATAGTCAGATGGTCACTGTAGCTGGTTTGCTCGACTGCGAAAGGCAGGACGGTTTTACAGCTGCACATCAGGTTGGCCAAACTGTAGTCACAGTCCCGGATGTCTGCAGAGCAGCTGCACTTCCGAATGGTGTTTTCCTTGGTGAAAATCAGCGTGCTGTTCTTCTGAGCTCTCGTGAAGCAGTCGAGCGCAAAGATGCCCAGCGCGCCGATCAGAAGGAGGCTGCGGCCAGAAGGCGGTGGCATTCTCGCCTCAGCGTGGACCCGCGGGTTTCCCTTTCAGGAGCCGATGCACTGGCGCGCGCCTGAAAGAAAATATGCAGCTTTGTAATCACAGCCTCTCATTGGAACCGTGCAGCTTCCGGAAGGAGCCCCCTAAATAACCGCTCGTAAACTTTTCTCTCCTGCAATGCTAACAGAGGCAGACCACGCTAGGAGCCCAAGGGCAGGGGATGCTCTTAGAGCCTCCCGGGAGGCAGCAGCCAACCCCCTGAACTCTGCTCACCTGAGCTGTAAAACTCCCGGTGATGTCTGCTGGTAGTAAGACTAACACGCCAACAAGTAAGCAAGAGCAGATGCCGGAGAGGAGACCTACTGCAGCCTGTCTGTGGGCAGGGATTTGGAATGATTTTAGTGTGCACATCCCATCCTCCAAGCTTCCCGTTACGGGTAATGAGTACCTGTCTACCCCCTAAACAGGCATGTTCTCTCCTCCCCCTCAATATCTGACTTCCTGGAATTCAGGAGACAAACAGTTCCTTGTTGGAATCAGCTACCCAAGTGCTACCTGTTAACCCAGCATGAATACTGGTGAAACATTTAATTAATGGTAAACTTCAATTTCTAACTAGACAAACATGCTCCCCTCGATCATATTAATCTGTGTATAGGACAACTCATACTTTTCCTGGTCTCCTAGACCAGTATTAGAATCCATTTTAACTGTATTACTAGATAATGAAAAGATTAATCACACACCAATTAATCACAATGATCCTGATTTATCTCCTTTCCCAGAACAAATTTTATGATCTGATTTTATTAAATAACTTACTATAGGGCTCCAAAATGAAGCAATGTATAAGCACTGTTAAATGACCTAAATAAGGTAGGAATGCATGCTTAAAGAGCAACactatgcagaatatagaaaaatggtacaaatcaaccggtttgcaaggcagaaatagagacacagatgtagagaacaaacatatggacaccaagtggggaaagcgggggtgggggggatgaattgggagatcaggattgccatatacacattactaataagaaaaaaaatatcaaattgtacactttcaatatatgcagtttattgtatgtcaattgtatctcaataaaagttcttaaagaaaataaaaaagagcaacACTGGTGTCCAGTCTGGGGGAAAATTCCCTATAGTGCGTGGTGTGTAATAGATGTGTGGTTTTCTTTTACGGTGTGATTGGACTGAGACACATTATGAAATAGAGCACcagatttcagttttgcaaaaataagtaaatttcccCTGAGTCGGCTGATGACTGAAGAGACAGACCAAACGATACAGTTCAGTGGTGGTGGGCATGGCAAGATACTGCGAGTGAGACCTCTGGATAGAAGAGTTCAGAGCTCGTGATGGCCCCTGCAGGAAGAGTGGTGAGGAGGGATGGTTGGAAGGTCAGTCCAGGGAGTGAAACGTGTTTAAAGAAGACGGTGACAGCAGGAAAGATGCCTGGCACACCTGCACCCCTTAGGGAGTAAGATGAGGctacaagatggcagagtaagtcAATGTGAACTCCAAGGGGGGCAGAGCTAAAATTGCTGGGGTCGGGTGCACAGGTGGGCAGCATAAGTCCATCAGCAGGTGGCTGGAGTGAGTGCTGGGAGATTAAAAATCAGCTTAGCCAAGTAGACTTGAACAGAAGGTGAGACATTGGTTCATAGCAATCATaatgttattcattcattcaacacatactcGTTGGGAAGGCACTTTGCTAGCCCGGGGGGATACAGCCCAGAATAAGAGTGAGCTTATATTCATTGGGACTTGATTCTGCTTCCAGAGTCAAAGGTGGGTCAGGCCTGCGTATGAGGACCAGGGGCTCCgagagtggggagggagaaggggacaaAGGCAGGAGTCAGGTAAGGCCAAGCTGAAGAAACAACAATGAACAAGACCTGGACCCTGCCCCAGGGCTCATATGCAaaagaggaagagcaggaagTAAGGCTGACTGAGAAAGGCTCTCCTGAATGTACATACAGGTGCAGGATCATAGCAGAGAGGTAGGCTAAAGTCCATTCGGGAGACTGGATAAGCCGTTTGATAgcgttttgtgtttattttgaagTTGGCACAGGGTTTTC from Hippopotamus amphibius kiboko isolate mHipAmp2 chromosome 10, mHipAmp2.hap2, whole genome shotgun sequence encodes:
- the C10H21orf62 gene encoding uncharacterized protein C21orf62 homolog, whose product is MPPPSGRSLLLIGALGIFALDCFTRAQKNSTLIFTKENTIRKCSCSADIRDCDYSLANLMCSCKTVLPFAVEQTSYSDHLTIWFTDASALGLLLNFTRVQDLKLSLCSTNALPTEYLAICGLKRLRVSTEARHPSPEQSLLIHDGGESEPSEKPMLLHQGWQTCMYISFLDMALFNRESSLKSYSVANSASVANNFPYFSYFETFPILSDQSYVVTFIY